The Fimbriimonadaceae bacterium genome has a segment encoding these proteins:
- a CDS encoding DUF1501 domain-containing protein: MTRRHFFGRAATGIGVFALGDLLNADKAFAHPVMQEQVKKAVGNTFHGALAAPHFPPKVKRVIYLFQSGAPSHIDLFDYKPELKQHHGQELPASVRNGQRITGMTSGQSSFPCVYPIHPFKAYGKNNTHITSLMPHIGGIIDDITLIRSMHTEAINHDPAITFIQTGSQQPGRPSIGAWMSYGLGSENSDLPAYIVLISQGFNKSDQPLFGRLWGPGFLPSVHQGVKMRAAGDPVLYLGNPPGVDRAARREMLDSLAELNRQKAAEAMDPEINTRIAQYEMAYRMQASVPDLTDLSKEPDSTFELYGPESRKPGTFAANCLLARRLSERGVRFVQLFHKGWDHHGNLPVNIKGQSNDVDQPAAALVKDLEQRGLLDETLIIFGGEFGRTVYSQGTLTADNYGRDHHGRCFSIWLAGGGIKKGLVYGKTDDFCYNIVENPVHIHDLNATIMYLLGIDHEKLTYRYQGRDFRLTDVDGNVVHDILS; this comes from the coding sequence ATGACCCGGCGGCACTTTTTTGGCCGGGCCGCGACGGGAATCGGCGTTTTCGCCCTCGGTGACCTCCTGAACGCCGACAAGGCGTTCGCGCACCCGGTGATGCAAGAACAAGTGAAGAAAGCGGTGGGCAACACATTCCATGGTGCCTTGGCCGCCCCGCACTTCCCGCCAAAAGTCAAACGGGTCATCTACTTGTTCCAGAGCGGGGCGCCCAGCCACATCGACCTCTTCGACTATAAGCCTGAGCTGAAGCAACACCACGGCCAGGAACTGCCCGCGAGCGTCCGGAACGGCCAACGGATCACCGGCATGACCAGCGGGCAGTCGTCGTTCCCGTGCGTCTATCCGATCCACCCGTTCAAGGCGTACGGCAAGAACAACACGCACATCACGAGCCTGATGCCCCACATCGGCGGGATCATCGACGACATCACCTTGATCCGGTCGATGCACACCGAAGCGATCAACCACGACCCTGCGATCACCTTCATCCAGACTGGATCGCAGCAGCCGGGCCGTCCGAGCATCGGGGCCTGGATGAGTTACGGCCTCGGTAGCGAGAACTCCGATCTGCCGGCCTATATCGTTCTGATCAGCCAGGGCTTCAACAAGTCTGACCAGCCCCTCTTTGGGCGGCTGTGGGGGCCTGGGTTCTTGCCCAGCGTCCACCAGGGAGTCAAGATGCGGGCCGCTGGAGACCCTGTCCTGTATCTGGGCAACCCTCCCGGCGTCGACCGGGCCGCCCGGCGGGAAATGCTCGACTCACTGGCCGAGCTCAACCGACAGAAGGCTGCCGAGGCGATGGACCCCGAGATCAACACTCGGATCGCCCAATACGAGATGGCTTACCGGATGCAGGCGTCCGTCCCCGACCTCACCGACCTGAGCAAGGAACCAGACTCCACGTTCGAACTCTACGGGCCGGAGAGCCGTAAGCCGGGAACCTTTGCCGCCAACTGCCTCTTGGCGCGTCGATTGAGTGAGCGCGGGGTCCGCTTCGTCCAACTCTTCCACAAGGGCTGGGACCACCACGGCAACCTGCCGGTCAACATCAAAGGGCAGTCCAATGACGTCGACCAGCCGGCTGCGGCACTGGTGAAGGACCTCGAGCAGCGTGGCCTGCTCGACGAGACGCTGATCATCTTCGGTGGCGAGTTTGGGCGGACGGTCTACTCGCAAGGCACACTGACCGCCGACAACTACGGTCGTGACCACCACGGCCGATGCTTCAGCATTTGGCTCGCAGGTGGCGGGATCAAGAAGGGCTTGGTCTACGGCAAGACCGACGACTTCTGTTACAACATCGTCGAAAACCCAGTCCACATCCACGACCTGAACGCGACGATCATGTACCTGCTCGGGATCGACCACGAGAAGCTGACGTACCGCTACCAAGGCCGAGACTTCCGGCTGACCGACGTCGACGGCAACGTCGTCCACGACATCCTTTCCTGA
- a CDS encoding sugar ABC transporter ATP-binding protein, with protein sequence MAQLAAQGLSVTYGGVEVLSKVDLQLAPGQLHALVGENGAGKSSLAKACAGVVRPSAGAVAVDDVPVEFHNPRQALEAGVCLVHQEPQGFPDLTVAENIAVGAWPRKPGRLDWQAMAATARGCLASVGFTVEPRRRLGSLSAAERQAVELAHGLARGARVWFFDETSAALTPAESERLFAVMRRLADDGCAVAFVTHHLQEVVSHADVVTVLRDGKVVGHMDKGTYTTGDLVKLMVGRSVELDAPGPQGSGEVVLQVESLGVRGVVHDVSFEVNAGEVVALAGLVGAGRTDVAQAICGLRRHTGKVSFLGRDLRKTSAARRWRAGIGSVPEDRQHQGLLLPLSVATNATLASLGRTSVAGWLMDRRMDDATKEVGRGLGLVFRGPDQEVCLLSGGNQQKVVLAKALLARPKLLVLDEPTRGVDIGAKYDIHRLIRQLAGSGVAVLVVSSDLPEVMALAHRVIVMRQGRVAGQFDHADASPERIIALASGGAGALAS encoded by the coding sequence ATGGCGCAACTGGCCGCCCAGGGGCTCTCCGTCACCTACGGGGGCGTCGAGGTCCTGTCCAAGGTTGATTTGCAACTCGCCCCCGGCCAACTGCACGCCTTGGTCGGCGAGAACGGAGCCGGCAAGTCTAGCTTGGCGAAGGCCTGCGCTGGTGTGGTGCGGCCGTCAGCCGGGGCGGTCGCCGTGGACGATGTCCCGGTCGAATTCCATAACCCACGACAAGCCTTGGAAGCTGGTGTCTGCCTGGTCCACCAAGAGCCGCAAGGCTTCCCCGACCTGACCGTGGCCGAGAACATCGCCGTCGGAGCCTGGCCACGGAAACCGGGCCGATTGGACTGGCAGGCGATGGCGGCGACCGCCCGCGGGTGCTTGGCGAGTGTCGGATTCACCGTCGAACCCCGCCGCCGCCTAGGTTCATTGTCCGCCGCCGAACGGCAAGCGGTCGAACTCGCCCACGGTCTCGCCCGTGGGGCCCGCGTCTGGTTCTTCGACGAGACATCGGCCGCCCTGACCCCGGCGGAAAGCGAGCGTCTCTTTGCCGTCATGCGGCGACTAGCCGACGACGGCTGCGCGGTCGCCTTTGTCACCCATCACCTCCAGGAGGTCGTCTCCCACGCCGACGTCGTCACCGTCCTCCGCGACGGCAAGGTGGTGGGGCATATGGACAAGGGCACGTACACCACCGGTGACCTCGTCAAGCTGATGGTCGGGCGCTCCGTCGAACTCGACGCCCCGGGGCCACAGGGTTCTGGCGAAGTAGTCCTGCAAGTCGAATCACTCGGAGTCCGTGGCGTCGTCCATGACGTCAGTTTCGAGGTGAATGCGGGCGAAGTCGTCGCCCTGGCCGGCCTAGTCGGGGCGGGTCGGACAGACGTCGCCCAGGCGATCTGCGGACTTCGCCGCCACACCGGCAAAGTGTCATTCCTCGGTCGCGACCTACGGAAGACGTCGGCGGCCCGGCGATGGCGGGCCGGGATAGGATCGGTACCCGAAGACCGCCAACACCAGGGCTTGCTCCTGCCCCTTTCGGTCGCCACGAACGCGACCCTGGCGAGCCTGGGCAGGACGTCAGTGGCGGGGTGGCTGATGGACCGCCGGATGGACGACGCCACGAAGGAAGTCGGGCGCGGCCTTGGCCTCGTTTTCCGTGGCCCAGACCAAGAAGTCTGCCTTCTGAGCGGGGGAAACCAGCAGAAGGTCGTCTTGGCCAAGGCCCTCCTGGCCAGACCGAAGTTGCTCGTCTTGGACGAACCGACACGCGGGGTGGACATCGGGGCAAAGTACGACATCCACCGCCTGATCCGGCAATTGGCAGGTTCAGGGGTCGCTGTGCTTGTCGTTTCGTCAGACCTCCCGGAGGTGATGGCCCTGGCCCACCGTGTGATCGTCATGCGCCAGGGACGGGTCGCAGGTCAATTCGACCATGCCGACGCCAGTCCCGAGCGGATCATCGCCCTGGCTTCCGGAGGTGCCGGTGCGCTGGCCTCGTGA
- a CDS encoding DUF1553 domain-containing protein, with protein sequence MRLSQLGLGVAASFVGAVALWPVPSRAKDKAPTVSFDRDIRGILSDTCFKCHGPDEATRISGIRFDTFEGATAKLADGKQPFVPGNPDMSEAIRRMSLPDSDPEKMPPLSSNKKITAEQIKTIRAWVEQGAKYEAHWSYLPLERPTVPSAPAGYDNPIDAFVLERLVENGMRLSPEADRRTLVRRVALDLTGLPPTPSEVDRFLGDDSKDAYEKMVGRYLDSPHYGEKMGLAWLDVARYADTHGYHIDSARSMYRWRDWVIEAFNTNMPYDQFLTWQLAGDLLPNPTHEQIVATGFNRNHPIDYEGGAIPEEYQTAYVADRVDTTSTAFLGLTMKCAQCHDHKYEPITQKDYYKFFAYFNNIDELGLDGQFGNARPFIDDPYPWQSRRLKELEDKEQDLQAKMAPVVQENLWRAQSWRPDGSLDDVPASRLLGRYQFGTVTKVTAGSVPVPKVVGNVKPTAGRSTGGLDIAADGYLDGGPVFDFDSKDAFSYALWVNWRGGAGSPIAKMDASKDFRGWDCYIDASGRVMVHLIDKWPVNTVKVIASDPVKMNTWTHVAVSYDGSGKAAGVKVYINGKAVGVSAEHDSLTGTLRTEKPFTIGRRSPDIDRFNGQVDDVVVAKGVWKPEEATRLAAANPARVIVRVPEPQRTRAQRQQLARLYCLERVPAYAAMDAELRTTQKERDDLKASIPNTMVMRERKEKRKTFLLDRGAYDKPTGPELVPTLPEAFKIPGKKFAPDRLGLAKWMTDPANPLVARVAVNRMWQGFFGTGIVKTVENLGVQGEWPTHRRLLDWLATEYIRIGWDTKALVKLIVTSKTYRQVSEASPAMMRVDPENDLLGHAPRLRLKAEILRDQALAVSGLLVPKIGGPSVKPYQPKGLWEEMAINPGANDFSAQTYVQDHGDKLYRRGMYTFWKRTVPPPSMQTLDAPEREFCVVRRSSTNTPLQALVLMNDPVFVEAARKLAERVVREGGKTSADRISWLYEVVLCRPADAGEVKVLSALYEKRDAYYRANPDEAAKLLKVGEMPADARLDPREVAAWTMVCNTVLNTDEALNRN encoded by the coding sequence ATGAGACTTTCCCAGCTTGGACTTGGTGTGGCGGCTTCGTTTGTCGGTGCCGTCGCCCTGTGGCCCGTCCCATCGCGTGCGAAGGACAAGGCCCCCACGGTCAGCTTCGACCGTGATATCCGCGGCATTCTGAGCGACACGTGCTTCAAGTGCCACGGGCCTGACGAGGCGACCCGCATCAGCGGCATCCGCTTTGACACTTTCGAGGGTGCGACGGCCAAGCTGGCCGACGGGAAACAACCGTTTGTCCCCGGGAACCCGGACATGAGCGAGGCCATCCGACGCATGTCGCTGCCTGACAGCGACCCGGAAAAGATGCCGCCGCTCAGCAGCAACAAAAAGATCACTGCCGAGCAGATCAAGACGATCAGGGCGTGGGTGGAGCAGGGGGCCAAGTACGAGGCGCACTGGTCGTACTTGCCTCTGGAACGGCCGACGGTGCCGTCCGCGCCGGCCGGTTACGACAACCCGATCGACGCCTTTGTGCTAGAGCGTTTAGTCGAGAACGGTATGCGCCTCTCGCCAGAAGCGGACCGTCGCACTTTGGTCCGCCGCGTCGCCCTTGACTTGACCGGCCTGCCCCCGACCCCGTCGGAAGTCGACCGGTTTTTGGGCGACGACTCCAAGGACGCCTACGAAAAAATGGTGGGCCGATACTTGGACAGTCCTCACTATGGCGAAAAGATGGGTCTGGCCTGGCTTGATGTGGCCCGATATGCCGACACCCACGGCTATCACATCGACAGCGCCCGCTCGATGTATCGTTGGCGGGACTGGGTCATCGAGGCGTTCAACACGAACATGCCCTATGACCAGTTCCTCACCTGGCAGCTCGCGGGAGACCTCCTGCCGAACCCGACCCACGAACAGATTGTCGCCACCGGCTTCAACCGCAACCACCCGATCGACTACGAGGGCGGCGCGATTCCTGAGGAGTACCAGACTGCTTATGTGGCCGACCGCGTCGACACGACGTCGACCGCCTTCTTGGGCCTGACGATGAAGTGCGCCCAGTGCCACGACCACAAGTACGAGCCCATCACCCAGAAGGACTACTACAAGTTCTTCGCCTACTTCAACAACATCGACGAACTTGGGCTAGACGGCCAGTTCGGCAATGCCCGACCCTTCATTGACGACCCGTACCCGTGGCAAAGCCGTCGTCTGAAGGAGTTGGAAGACAAGGAGCAAGACCTCCAGGCCAAAATGGCGCCGGTCGTCCAAGAAAACCTTTGGCGGGCCCAAAGCTGGCGGCCTGACGGCTCACTCGATGACGTGCCGGCGTCCCGACTCCTGGGCCGGTACCAGTTCGGCACCGTCACCAAGGTGACGGCGGGGTCCGTGCCCGTTCCCAAGGTGGTGGGGAACGTGAAGCCCACTGCCGGGCGCTCGACTGGCGGCCTGGACATCGCCGCCGACGGCTATCTCGACGGTGGTCCGGTCTTTGACTTTGACAGCAAGGACGCCTTCAGCTATGCGCTGTGGGTGAATTGGAGGGGCGGTGCGGGCTCGCCGATCGCCAAGATGGACGCGAGCAAGGACTTCCGAGGCTGGGACTGCTACATCGACGCCTCGGGCCGCGTCATGGTGCACCTGATCGACAAATGGCCGGTCAACACGGTCAAGGTGATCGCGAGTGACCCGGTCAAGATGAACACATGGACGCATGTCGCGGTGAGCTATGACGGAAGTGGCAAAGCGGCTGGCGTCAAGGTCTACATCAACGGCAAGGCCGTCGGGGTCTCGGCCGAACATGACAGCCTCACCGGGACGTTGAGAACGGAAAAACCTTTCACGATCGGGCGGAGGTCACCTGACATCGACCGGTTCAACGGCCAAGTTGACGACGTGGTGGTCGCCAAAGGTGTCTGGAAACCCGAAGAAGCGACCCGCCTCGCGGCGGCAAACCCCGCCCGCGTCATCGTCCGTGTCCCCGAACCCCAGCGGACCCGGGCGCAAAGGCAACAGTTGGCCCGCCTCTACTGCCTCGAACGCGTGCCTGCCTACGCCGCGATGGACGCCGAACTCCGCACGACCCAAAAGGAACGGGACGACTTGAAGGCCTCCATTCCCAACACGATGGTCATGCGGGAAAGGAAGGAGAAGCGCAAGACCTTCCTGCTGGACCGGGGAGCCTACGACAAGCCCACCGGGCCTGAACTCGTGCCCACGCTTCCCGAGGCGTTCAAGATCCCGGGCAAGAAATTCGCCCCCGACCGCCTTGGCCTTGCCAAATGGATGACCGACCCGGCGAACCCCTTGGTCGCCCGTGTCGCCGTCAACCGGATGTGGCAAGGCTTCTTCGGCACCGGCATCGTCAAAACCGTCGAAAACCTGGGTGTCCAGGGCGAGTGGCCGACCCACCGCCGTCTCCTCGACTGGTTGGCCACCGAATACATCCGGATCGGTTGGGACACCAAGGCCTTGGTGAAGCTCATCGTGACCTCAAAGACCTACCGCCAAGTGAGCGAGGCCAGTCCGGCGATGATGCGGGTCGACCCTGAAAACGACCTGCTGGGCCATGCCCCCAGGCTAAGGCTCAAAGCCGAGATTCTGCGCGACCAGGCCTTGGCCGTTTCTGGACTCTTGGTGCCCAAGATCGGGGGGCCGAGCGTCAAGCCCTATCAACCAAAGGGCCTCTGGGAGGAAATGGCGATCAACCCTGGCGCGAACGACTTCAGTGCCCAAACGTATGTCCAAGACCACGGCGACAAGCTGTACCGGCGGGGGATGTACACGTTCTGGAAACGGACAGTGCCTCCACCATCGATGCAGACGTTGGACGCCCCCGAACGGGAGTTCTGCGTCGTGCGCCGGTCGTCGACGAACACCCCGTTGCAGGCCTTGGTCCTGATGAACGACCCCGTCTTTGTCGAGGCGGCTCGAAAACTGGCCGAGCGGGTCGTCCGCGAGGGAGGCAAGACTTCGGCAGACCGCATCTCGTGGCTCTACGAGGTCGTGCTCTGCCGACCGGCCGACGCTGGCGAGGTCAAGGTGCTGTCCGCCTTGTACGAGAAGCGAGACGCCTACTACCGTGCCAACCCGGACGAGGCGGCCAAGCTGCTCAAGGTCGGCGAAATGCCGGCCGACGCGAGGCTGGACCCCAGGGAAGTCGCCGCTTGGACGATGGTCTGCAACACCGTGCTCAACACGGACGAAGCGCTGAACCGGAACTGA